In Planococcus versutus, the DNA window ATTGCTTGTCAAAACAAGGTGAAAATTAGATACTAGTAGAAGCTATAAGTTTAGAAGGGATTTGCTTTAGATGACGAAAGAACAATGGTTGGCGGATTTGCGCGGTTTTTTAAAAGAAGATCATGTCAAAATGGATGAACCGCTACACCTTCATACATTGACTAAAATGGGTGGACCAGCTGATATTTTTGTAGAACCAACGACAGAAGAAGAAACGGCTTTTACAGTGAGATATGCATATAAAAATAAGATTCCATTATTACTGCTTGGAAACGGCTCGAATATGGTCGTTCGAGATGGAGGGTTTCGTGGAATTGTTTTAACGTTAAAAGGATTGCAGACAATTCGCATAGAAGGCTCAACCATCTATGCTCAAGGTGGCGCAGATATTAAAAAAGTATCGAAAGTAGTAGCTGCAAAACAATTAACAGGATTTGAATTTGCTTGTGGAATTCCTGGTTCAATTGGTGGTGCTATGGCTATGAATGCAGGTGCTTACGGCGGAGAAATTAAAGACATTATCAAACAAGCGACTGTTCTTTCAAGAGAAGGCGACATGTTGGTTTTATCCAAAGAAGATTTGGGTCTTGGTTACCGCAAAAGCATCATTACAAAAAAAGGTTATTTTGTTTTATCGGCGGAATTTGAATTAGAAGTTGGAAAGCAAATGATCATTGATGCGAAAATGAGCGAATTAACATATCAGCGTGAAACAAAGCAACCATTGGAGTTTCCATCGGCAGGAAGCGTTTTTAAACGCCCACCTGGTAATTTTGCAGGAAAACTAATTCAAGAATGTGATTTACAAGGAAGAGGATTTGGAGGAGCGGAAGTTTCGACAAAGCATGCTGGTTTTATTGTTAATAAAGACAATGCTTCAGCGAACGATTATATTCAAACAATCGAAATGGTTAAGAAAACTGTATTCGAGAAATTTGGTATAGATTTAGAACTTGAAGTGAAAATTGTTGGAGAAGATGTCCTTTAATGAGGACATCTTTTTTTTAGTGAAAGAGAATGTGAGACTCTATGAATGTTCAAAAAGGGGTTTTTCCTTCTTTAGTCGAATAAAACAGCATAGGAAAAAGGGGGAGCAACAATGGATAAAAAAGTGAAAAAAAGAAAATGGCTAAAAAGACTTTTAGTTGTTTTGGGTATAGTTGTAACAATTGCAATTGCTGCGCTAATTTTTGTGAACGTTTACATAGCAAAATCTAAACCGCTTATTGAAGGAGAGGCAACAGTAGAAATTTTAGACAATAATGCGACTGTCATCCGTGATGAAATAGGGGTACCACATATAAAAACCGAGACCGATGCAGATCTGTATCGCGCACAAGGATATGTACAAGCGCAAGATCGCTTGTTCCAAATGGATTTATCCCGCAGACAAGCAAGTGGTCAGCTAGCTGAAGTGATTGGGGCAGATGCGGTTGATACGGATAAGTTTTTTAGAACGTTTAGTTTGCGCGATGCAGCAGAGAAATCATGGAGTGGCTATGACGAAGAAGCGCAACAAGTTTTAGAATGGTTTGCAGAAGGTGTAAATGCTTATATAGATGAAGCAAAAAAGAACAACGATTTAAGTTATGAATTTGCACTGCTCGG includes these proteins:
- the murB gene encoding UDP-N-acetylmuramate dehydrogenase; translation: MTKEQWLADLRGFLKEDHVKMDEPLHLHTLTKMGGPADIFVEPTTEEETAFTVRYAYKNKIPLLLLGNGSNMVVRDGGFRGIVLTLKGLQTIRIEGSTIYAQGGADIKKVSKVVAAKQLTGFEFACGIPGSIGGAMAMNAGAYGGEIKDIIKQATVLSREGDMLVLSKEDLGLGYRKSIITKKGYFVLSAEFELEVGKQMIIDAKMSELTYQRETKQPLEFPSAGSVFKRPPGNFAGKLIQECDLQGRGFGGAEVSTKHAGFIVNKDNASANDYIQTIEMVKKTVFEKFGIDLELEVKIVGEDVL